TGCTTGCCAAGCTTCTGGAGGGGGGGCACAGCACGATCGCCGGCCGTCTGGCCGGCGCCTTCCGCAACAGCGGGCGCGACCGCATCGCGGATGAGATTACGAAGACGATGTCGGCCGCAGGGTATAACGTGCGTGAAGCCGATCCATTCACGGATGTCACGCCCATCCTTCTTCCGATGCGCGAAACATCTCCTTATGTGAGCCGCATAAGACTGCTATGGCAAAAGATGAGGGGACCCGTCATTGAGCGGTTCCCAAAGGCGCCGGGACTGCCGCGTAATGTCGGTGCGTATATGAAGCGCGTCGAGGAAGCGTATGTGACCGATGCCTATCATTCCCTGTCAATCGAAGGGTATCGCGTCACTACTGACATGATTCGGCGCGTCCGCAGCGGCACGTGGAATCCGGAAGAAAACGAACAGGACCGTGAGCAGCGAAATGCCATGGCGGCAAGCGGATACTGGCAGGCGTATCAGGCAGTGCAGAAAAGCATCAGCAGGGTCCTGAAGGACGAAAATCCGGGTCTAGTTGCAGAAGAAGATCACCGGACGTGGTATCGGGAGATGTTTGCTCCGAGCGTCACCGCCGGTCTGCTAAAGCCCGCCGACCTGGCCGGTTATCGCACGGGTCAAGTTTACATTCGTCAGTCCATGCATGTGCCTCTGAACCGCGACGCGGTGAGGGATACCATGCCTGTTTTTTTCAATCTGTTGCACGAAGAGAAAGATCCGGCAGTACGAGTTGTACTCGGGCATTTTGTATTCGTGTACATCCACCCCTATATGGACGGGAACGGGCGCGTGGGGCGGTTTTTGATGAATGTGATGATGGCGTCGGGCGGTTATCCTTGGACCGTTGTACCGGTCGAGGAACGCAAGACTTACATGGAGGCTCTCGAAAGAGCGAGTGTGGGCGAGGACATCGGGCCGTTCAGGGATTTCCTGGCGCGTCTGGTGAAAAAGCGACTTGCTGGAGCGCCTCTGCCTGCTGTGCCAGATACCTCGAAGTGATCAATCGGATATGGAAGAGGATAAGGGCTGACGGGCAGCCGGCCGGGTACCTTAACCCACACCTTAAGGCGCAGCTCAGGCGGCCGTTTCCGGCCGCCTGTTTTCTTGGGTTTGCGGTTCCGCCTGCGGCACCCCTTTAGG
Above is a window of Candidatus Binatia bacterium DNA encoding:
- a CDS encoding Fic family protein — protein: MAQPSEKLAQSLEILYALQNANGAAAIRARDMTRTHRERLLASGFLREVIKGWYIPSRPDEARGESTAWYASFWRFSAVYLETRFGRNWCLSPEQSLSLHGGNWTVPRQLVARSPKGRNNVTQLPHGTSLLDLHAALPQPADREEKEGLRIFSLESALIECSPQYFSSHATDVRAALAMVRDASGLLAKLLEGGHSTIAGRLAGAFRNSGRDRIADEITKTMSAAGYNVREADPFTDVTPILLPMRETSPYVSRIRLLWQKMRGPVIERFPKAPGLPRNVGAYMKRVEEAYVTDAYHSLSIEGYRVTTDMIRRVRSGTWNPEENEQDREQRNAMAASGYWQAYQAVQKSISRVLKDENPGLVAEEDHRTWYREMFAPSVTAGLLKPADLAGYRTGQVYIRQSMHVPLNRDAVRDTMPVFFNLLHEEKDPAVRVVLGHFVFVYIHPYMDGNGRVGRFLMNVMMASGGYPWTVVPVEERKTYMEALERASVGEDIGPFRDFLARLVKKRLAGAPLPAVPDTSK